The Arcanobacterium pinnipediorum genome includes a region encoding these proteins:
- a CDS encoding transporter substrate-binding domain-containing protein has protein sequence MNNNIVRNHRSRSFVLTTISALMMLLVACSPSITSTPLPQQGSPSSEVSPANSTNFRSLKEIQDSATIRIGIFSDKAPFGSVNSEGEYVGYDVEFGKRIGQDLGVDVEWVPVEAASRVEFLESGKVDIILANFTVTNERAEKVDFADPYMKVALGVATPQNNPLTVAKDIDKRNVVVVKGTTADTFLAKNYPNLKVTKFEQYTEVTNALADGRADAWVTDNTEALAWTGQTSDWVTSIDNFGEESYIAPAVSKGNTELRTWLNNELDALAPEKFFHKAFESTLRPVYGTAVDPDSLVVEGGER, from the coding sequence ATGAATAACAACATTGTTAGAAACCACCGTAGCCGCAGTTTCGTTCTCACAACCATTAGTGCTCTGATGATGCTCCTAGTTGCCTGCTCTCCTAGCATTACTTCAACACCGCTTCCACAGCAAGGCTCACCTTCTAGTGAGGTCTCACCTGCCAACTCCACCAACTTTCGTAGCCTAAAAGAAATTCAAGACTCCGCAACGATACGCATCGGCATTTTCTCCGATAAAGCACCGTTTGGATCGGTGAACTCTGAAGGTGAATACGTGGGATATGACGTAGAATTTGGCAAACGGATCGGACAAGACCTAGGTGTTGACGTCGAATGGGTTCCAGTCGAAGCCGCATCACGCGTCGAATTCCTTGAATCTGGAAAAGTAGATATAATTCTCGCTAACTTCACTGTCACTAATGAGCGAGCAGAAAAAGTAGATTTTGCCGACCCTTACATGAAAGTGGCGCTGGGTGTCGCCACTCCGCAAAATAACCCCTTAACTGTCGCGAAAGACATCGATAAGCGCAACGTCGTCGTCGTTAAAGGAACCACCGCCGATACATTCCTTGCCAAAAATTATCCGAACCTTAAGGTCACCAAGTTTGAGCAGTACACTGAAGTGACAAACGCACTTGCAGACGGCCGCGCGGACGCTTGGGTAACTGACAATACTGAAGCGCTTGCCTGGACTGGTCAAACATCTGATTGGGTCACGTCGATCGATAATTTTGGCGAGGAGTCCTATATCGCTCCTGCAGTTAGCAAGGGCAACACCGAATTGCGCACCTGGTTGAATAACGAGCTGGATGCTCTTGCTCCCGAAAAGTTCTTCCACAAGGCTTTTGAATCGACGTTGCGCCCGGTGTATGGCACTGCC